The sequence cgcacctgggtccaccacacacaccaccgcacggtCTGCCTCCACAAACCGTGACACATACAGCCATTAATGTCTAATTTCTGTTGTCAACAAAAGTCACTGATTACGCGTTTATCAATACCAAGGGCTTAATCACAgcatattttcttcattttacaaAGTATTTCAATCTGCAACttacagctgtttttaaaaaaaatttatttatccATGATACTCAGGAAATTAGACTGAAACTGAATTTGTGATGTAACTGTCCAAAGAAGTGTTATTTTATGGCTCTGTTCATTATTTAATATATAACTGCATCTTAATGTATTGTTGTTTTAAGTGAACGGTGATTTTTAGTTTTGGTTATCCCAGACTGGTCTGCATGAGGTTAATGGATCAGTCCATCTTAAATCAGTACATTTTTAGAACATTGTTTGCTCAACTCTTTCTGAATTGCATGAGAATGTTATGATCCAGTGTTTgaacatacataaatacatgcTGTGAAATTTTAATTCCGTTGATCAAATGCTTCTcattacatctttttttttttttttttttttttgtaaatggttTGTCAATCGCCTTTCAGGCCATTTGTTTGCAGATTGAAATATGAGTGAATGTTGGAACATGGATATCTCAAATCTATTACAGATAAAAGCCTGAAATTTTCACTGGTCTTTCTTATCcccaaaagctgattctgttcatctggctgtagtgttttcagtgggagaaacgtttcgtcactcatccaagagacttcttcagtctcagctgactgcaggtttccccaatctcataaacagtacatttgcataatgactgaaaccagcccactgaaggatcaatgggctgggaggtcccAGCCCATTGATCCTGGATGAAGAGAATTAACTTTtgtgggatttacttacctggatgattgagcatgcatcaagaggTCTTTCTTATAATCGGAATGAAATGGGAtatgtgatttgtgacagattAGTTAAGCTCCACTCACTCACTACTTATTTAATAATAAggaatttaaacagttttatccTTGTTAATAATGCTTAAATGTTTACTGactacattttaaaactttataaaTGATGGATTCACCGTCTGTAAATAAAGTGCTGTCTTAATTACAAACCATCTTTGTGTTTAGAAGATGTTAATGGTTCAAACTATAATTTAGGAAATGTAAGTATATTAATAACAAAGTATTTAGATGCACatgtattcaattcagtttttatacagtgccaaattgCAACAGCTGTATCAAGGTGCACTACATGATTTATATGACATGTTGCAAGATAGTGGCGCACACTGTTGCAGTGGCTTACGGCTCCCATTAGCATGATGTCAGACGTGTGTTCCTagcagtgaaccccaggaaAGCCAGTACCTGGCAAGGTGCTAAGAGCATGTCCCCACCAGCTCACCCTCATCTTCACCAGAATCTTCAACCTATCACTGGATCAGGCAGTCATACCATCCTGTCTAAAACCAGCCACAATCATCCCAGTGccaaagtgtgtgaatgtgtgtgtgaatgggtggatgactggatgtgtaaagcgctttggggtccttagggactagtaaagcgctatacaaatacaggccatttaccatttaccattatcaGCCTGAATGATTACCACCCTGTACTGCAAGATGACGGCGCACACTGTTGCAGTGGCTTACGGCTCCCATTCAGCTGCACTAAGGCGGATAGAGCGAGGCTTCAGAGTGTAGTCAAGACAGCACAAAAGATCATCGCTGGCCTCTACCGCCCTGTGGCCCTCACGCCGGTAATCATAAAATGCTTTGAGAGACTAGTTCTTCAGCACCTCAAGGATTACCGCCGCCCAGAATTTGAcccccaccagtttgcataccgcgCAAACAGATCCACAGAAGATGTCATCACCATAGCCCTCCACTCTGTGCTGAGTCACCTAGAGCAGTGGCAGAGCTACGTCCAAATGCTCTTCATGGACTACAGCTCAGCCTTTAATACAATCATCCCGGACATCCTCATCACCAAACTGGTGAGTCTTGGTCTCTGCCCTCTCACATGTTCCTGGATAAAGGACTTTCTCACAAACCGGCCCCATACTGTACGACTCGACCCTCATCTCTCCTCCACTCTCACACTGAGCCATTCTCCCCAAAgggctgtgtgctgagccccctcctgtATTCTCTctacacccacgactgcagttcgacccacaacaacaatctcatcatcaagtttgctgatgacaccacggtagttggactcatctcaaagAGAGACAGGGCAGACTACAGAGGAAGACCTGAAGTTGGCAGCCTGGTGCCAAAATACCAAAGAGGTCATTGTCGACTTCAGGAGACACAGCACTGACCTAGCCCGCCTTTACATCAACAGggagtgtgtggagagggtccacaccttccggttccttggtgtcctcatctctgctgacatctcCTCGACAGACAACATCTCAGTGGTAGTcaaaaaggcccaacagcgaCTGCACTTCCTGAGGGTCCTCAGGAAGTACAAGCTGaactccaacctgctgctgaccttctacCACTCATCCGTTGAGAGCCTGCTAACCTACTGCATCACAGTATGGTACGGCAGCTGCACTAAGGTGGATAGAGCGAGGCTTCAGAGTGTAGTCATGACAGCACAAAAGATCATTGGCTGCCCTCTCACCTTGCTTGATGGACATGTATTTCTTCCACTGAGCAGCAAACATCATTAAGGACAGCTCGCACCCTGGTTTCAACATGTTACCATATTCCCTATTTAGTTACTTCCAAAAGAAGTAACTATGCTGTGTGCCCTGCCCCaaaacaactaaacaaaaaaacaacaaaccagacAAACTGATGAAGAAATTCACTGATCCAACAGGACAGAATCAGCGTGGCAAGGTCCAAACACCAAAGAGAAATAAGGCACactgaactttgttttattgtaaatcTTTCACACCAATTAAAATTCAGTACAGTAAAAATCTTGCATCAATTACACACACATTACAAATTCGAAGTTAATACTAATAACTAACgaatctcacacacagacacacctttAAAAAAGATCCATACTATTTGCATTTATAATCAAAAATATCCAAGCctccttttatttattgtatctttgctgttttctttaacaCCACGCTCACTGTGTTCATTAGCTTTTCCACCTGGTCTGAACTTGAGCTGCGGTTCTCAAAAAGAACACACCTGTTGTCGCACTTTTCAATGATTTCCTTCAGACCAGGTTGACAGGAATGAAGAAAATCCTCCAGGGTCATGTCTGCCTCCTCCAGGTCGTCTCCTCGGGTGAACAGGATGACAGTTTGTTCTTTCACTTTGGTCCCAAAAGTGTTTTCTAGCTTTTTCAGTATGTCTCTCTCACCATCTGTAAATCTGCTCACATGCATCACaagtacaaacacacagagttctGACTCACAGAGCTCTTTGCacctttttacatatttttcctGAACTGATGGTTCAGTGTCATCATCAAACATGTCTGGAGTATCAATCACACGCACATGTAAGTCATTTATCTCAGTTTCTTCCACCTGACACTCTGTGGTGACTGGATTTGAACTGGGTTTAGAAACAAAGTGCTTCTTTCTAAGGATGGTGTTTCCACTGGCACTCTTTCCAGTCCCAGCCAATCCCAGAAGAACGAGGTTCACTTTGGTGCTGGTGAGCTTTTCTGAAGTAAAGAACAAGCTGAAGTTgagttaaatataaaataagtagTTTCTTTAAATCAAATCATACTTTTTCAGAGTGTCTGTGGGTCccaaaaagttttaaaatgccttaaataaatatttcatcatAATAGGGCCCTAAAACAGGATTAAATTATGTCCAAAGTTtgggtgtgtttgtatttttactcatgcAACAATGCCATCACCATGTTTGAgtgataaatatttaaatcaaaaaatGCAAATTCATCCTTAAGACAATACCTTTATTGAACTAACCCTTCATTTTCATATGTTTCAAAACAGTTAACTGTCACAAAAGGCTGAGAAGTTTGTCCACTGACATTTCATTTCCTGTTAAAGTCAACTTTTCTTGCTAGGTGTAGGTAGCTTTCTACCTAGCATCTTCACCTTTCCCACAGCCTTCTCCTTCTCTGTAATCAAAAAGCTGAACAACAGTTGAAATACACTGATGGACCATCTAAAGATGATAATAAAGAGAAGTCCTTGCCAGACAGCCTTCTAGATAGTCTATAAAAACAGGAAGATGGAAGATTAATCTCACATCTTTACGAAAACCTAAAACTGGCAGTCAAGCTAGGATAAAGTtttggtatatcagtggttagaaattgctgtgagtcacagtgcgcagcataaaggtCCTTTCACAGCAGACCCagcatgtgctgctaatgctaactaagagccaaggatccagaatttgttgcgctggctgctgggctctgtgggtttttgcagtaGCTCTATGTGAACTAGCGCCTAGCTACTAGCTCCTTGTCATTTGTATCTCTGACTCTAtatcctctacaagagtttgtgttgttttatcttcaaatgttcaataaaaacatgtatcgcgtaacgaagaaagctttgtaactaTCCCCAGTAGTGAAGTGTGTGTCATTTCCACAATACTGCTTTTCCCAGAAGGTCCACAGAGCCGTTGAAAAGGCTCTGGAGGTCCCTGTATAAGCACGTAAACTCGGACAcgcacagactgttttcctttgtggtgatgaaggaaaacgctgggctGGCACATGAAAGGGAatttattcttccaggatctGAAGCTCCGTAAAGCACCCCTccaacagccaaacccatctgttctctagTTGAATCCCAGACTACACAGTCCAAAGGTGGAGGTCTCTGCTTCTAcat is a genomic window of Astatotilapia calliptera chromosome 9, fAstCal1.2, whole genome shotgun sequence containing:
- the LOC113028853 gene encoding immune-associated nucleotide-binding protein 8-like, with protein sequence MSHNKISVMILGNMKSLKKALITNILGKDLSVLTKKKILKNTEIYDDDTFEFTCTPDLSTTCDDIRELFSKNPNFDLCLLVVEDGFSTGNVQKQIKDLNKKTGKPREELTVVLPLRYKFTEYPFKFYTLEQVFSKLSKLLKDKQLMPTNRKKRKRPADTAEPQDGSKKKELNFSLFFTSEKLTSTKVNLVLLGLAGTGKSASGNTILRKKHFVSKPSSNPVTTECQVEETEINDLHVRVIDTPDMFDDDTEPSVQEKYVKRCKELCESELCVFVLVMHVSRFTDGERDILKKLENTFGTKVKEQTVILFTRGDDLEEADMTLEDFLHSCQPGLKEIIEKCDNRCVLFENRSSSSDQVEKLMNTVSVVLKKTAKIQ